One genomic region from Acidobacteriota bacterium encodes:
- a CDS encoding PKD domain-containing protein has translation MNPRTAAGVRSRAFVLLLCLVLPLKARAAQLYVPAGASIQAAADIALPGDEIVLEAGATYSESITLRDKGDGAPITIRSSAPLPDRRIAPGDRALLPSVGSTSSLPAVSITGRNWRLVGIAFRANTNGDGDVISVTGSAANTVLDRLLIEGGASGQKRGVAMNAGAITVMRCYIANIWRSGQDSQALAAWNGPGPFTITDNFLEAASENVLFGGADSSSPDRMPADILVEGNHLTKNLAWKGTTGKGVKNLFELKAARRVTVRNNRMEHNWVDGQSGWAIVVTPRNQDGRASWSAVEDVLFERNVVSDTPHGINISGYDNERYSSQARRLTFRNNLFTRLAGTFLQAGAEVGELALDHNTVANGGTLMKFYRGTIRNADGTSRSGAYAIGNLVLLNSLMQHGAYGIWGESSGIGTPALTYHTLTYDVRRNVIAGEQGWEYSYPPDTAQPALAVHQAQFNPDYTLVDGSSYRGAALDGLDLGRVFATSVLPSPPPPPPANVPPVASFTVSCADLTCAFKDASTDADGGMTGLAWSFGDGSTSSAQNPQHVYAQGGTYSVTLTVTDTAGATASTSQVVTVTPPNTPPAASFTASCRFQACTFSDTSTDDAGVTGWQWTFGDGATAATKDASHTYAQAGEYLITLVVQDVGGLTSTSSMVLRVKARKAGSATRQTKP, from the coding sequence ATGAATCCCAGAACCGCCGCGGGCGTGCGCAGCCGCGCGTTTGTCCTTCTTCTCTGTCTTGTTCTGCCGCTGAAAGCCCGGGCGGCGCAGTTGTACGTTCCCGCGGGCGCCTCGATCCAGGCGGCTGCCGACATCGCCCTGCCGGGCGATGAAATCGTCCTCGAAGCGGGTGCGACCTACTCCGAGTCGATCACGCTGAGAGACAAGGGAGACGGCGCGCCAATCACCATCCGATCCAGCGCGCCGCTGCCAGACCGCCGCATTGCTCCGGGCGACCGCGCGCTGCTGCCCAGCGTGGGCTCGACCTCGAGCCTCCCGGCAGTGTCAATCACAGGGCGGAACTGGCGGCTCGTCGGCATCGCCTTCCGCGCGAACACCAACGGCGACGGCGACGTGATCAGCGTCACCGGCTCGGCCGCGAACACCGTGCTCGACCGGCTGCTCATCGAAGGCGGCGCGTCGGGACAGAAACGCGGCGTCGCGATGAACGCGGGCGCGATCACCGTCATGCGGTGCTACATCGCCAACATCTGGCGGAGCGGGCAGGACTCGCAGGCGCTTGCGGCCTGGAACGGGCCCGGCCCTTTCACCATCACGGACAACTTCCTCGAGGCCGCGAGCGAGAACGTCCTGTTTGGCGGTGCGGACTCGTCCAGCCCGGACCGGATGCCGGCCGACATCCTCGTCGAGGGGAACCACCTCACAAAGAACCTGGCCTGGAAGGGCACGACGGGGAAGGGAGTCAAGAACCTGTTCGAGCTGAAGGCCGCGCGGCGGGTCACGGTTCGCAACAACCGCATGGAGCACAACTGGGTCGACGGGCAGTCCGGATGGGCCATCGTCGTCACGCCCCGCAACCAGGATGGGCGCGCCTCCTGGAGCGCCGTCGAGGATGTGCTCTTCGAACGTAACGTCGTGAGCGACACGCCGCACGGGATCAATATCAGCGGCTATGACAACGAGCGGTACTCGTCTCAGGCGCGGCGGCTGACGTTCCGCAACAATCTGTTCACCCGGCTTGCGGGCACCTTCCTCCAGGCAGGCGCGGAAGTCGGCGAGCTGGCGCTCGACCACAACACGGTGGCGAATGGCGGGACGCTGATGAAGTTCTACCGCGGGACGATCCGGAACGCCGACGGCACGTCACGGTCCGGCGCGTACGCGATCGGAAACCTCGTGCTGCTCAATTCGCTCATGCAACACGGCGCGTACGGGATCTGGGGAGAGTCGTCCGGAATCGGAACCCCGGCGCTCACGTACCACACCCTGACGTACGACGTGCGACGCAACGTGATCGCCGGCGAGCAGGGTTGGGAGTACAGCTATCCGCCCGACACGGCGCAGCCCGCGCTGGCCGTCCACCAGGCCCAGTTCAACCCGGACTACACCCTCGTCGACGGCAGCTCGTATCGCGGCGCCGCGCTCGACGGTCTTGACCTGGGACGCGTGTTCGCCACGAGCGTGCTGCCATCGCCGCCGCCCCCGCCGCCCGCGAACGTGCCTCCGGTCGCGTCGTTCACCGTCAGCTGCGCCGACCTGACCTGCGCCTTCAAGGATGCCAGCACCGACGCGGATGGCGGAATGACGGGCCTGGCATGGAGCTTCGGCGACGGGAGCACGTCGAGCGCGCAGAACCCGCAACACGTTTACGCGCAGGGCGGGACGTACTCCGTCACCCTGACGGTGACCGATACAGCCGGCGCAACGGCATCGACGAGCCAGGTCGTCACCGTCACGCCGCCCAACACGCCGCCGGCCGCCTCGTTTACCGCCAGCTGCAGGTTCCAGGCGTGCACGTTCAGCGACACGAGTACAGATGATGCCGGCGTAACCGGATGGCAGTGGACGTTCGGCGACGGTGCAACAGCCGCGACGAAGGACGCGAGCCATACGTACGCCCAGGCAGGTGAGTACCTGATCACGCTCGTGGTGCAGGATGTGGGAGGTCTCACCAGCACATCCAGCATGGTCTTGCGCGTGAAGGCACGGAAGGCCGGGTCTGCCACGCGGCAGACGAAGCCGTAG